From Lemur catta isolate mLemCat1 chromosome 21, mLemCat1.pri, whole genome shotgun sequence, a single genomic window includes:
- the POLE gene encoding DNA polymerase epsilon catalytic subunit A isoform X4, whose product MALRSGGRGRAEPGADGEASRDDGPSSSVSALKRLERSQWTDKMDLRFGFERLKEPGEKTGWLINMHPTEILDEDKRLVSAVDYYFIQDDGSRFKVALPYKPYFYIATRKGCEREVSSFLSKKFQGKIAKVETVPKEDLDLPNHLVGLKRNYIKLSFHTVEDLVKVRKEISPAVKKNREQDRASDAYTAMLSSVLQGGNVITDEEETSRKIADQLDNIVDMREYDVPYHIRLSIDLKIHVAHWYNVRHRGSALPVEITRRDDLVERPDPVVLAFDIETTKLPLKFPDAETDQIMMISYMIDGQGYLITNREIVSEDIEDFEFTPKPEYEGPFCVFNEPDEVHLIRRWFEHVQETKPTVMVTYNGDFFDWPFVEARAAVYGLSMQQEIGFQKDSQGEYKAPQCIHMDCLRWVKRDSYLPVGSHNLKAAAKAKLGYDPVELDPEDMCRMATEQPQTLATYSVSDAVATYYLYMKYVHPFIFALCTIIPMEPDEVLRKGSGTLCEALLMVQAFHANIVFPNKQEQELNKLTADGHVLDAETYVGGHVEALESGVFRSDIPCRFRMNPAAFDFLLQRVEKTVRHAVEEEEKVAMEQVTNFQEVCDQIKTKLTSLKDVPNRIECPLIYHLDVGAMYPNIILTNRLQPSAMVDEATCAACDFNKPGANCQRRMAWQWRGEFMPASRSEYHRIQHQLESEKFPPLFPEGPARAFHELSREEQAKYEKKRLADYCRKAYKKIHVTKVEERLTTICQRENSFYVDTVRAFRDRRYEFKGLHKVWKKKLSAAVEAGDAAEAKRCRNMEVLYDSLQLAHKCILNSFYGYVMRKGARWYSMEMAGIVCFTGASIITQARELIEQIGRPLELDTDGIWCILPNSFPENFVLQTTNAKKPRVTISYPGAMLNILVKDGFTNHQYQELAEPSSLTYVTRSENSIFFEVDGPYLAMILPASKEEGKKLKKRYAVFNEDGSLAELKGFEVKRRGELQLIKIFQSSVFEAFLKGSTLEEVYGSVAKVADYWLDVLYSKAANMPDSELFELISENRSMSRKLEDYGEQKSTSISTAKRLAEFLGDQMVKDAGLSCRYIISRKPEGSPVTERAIPLAIFQAEPTVRKHFLRKWLKSSSLQDFDIRTILDWDYYIERLGSAIQKIITIPAALQQVKNPVPRVKHPDWLHRKLLEKNDAYKQKKISELFVLEGRRQVVMAQAPEDSPRPGIADMEDFGLTQPPHPAVPVATKRKRVLWESQEESQELALTVPWQEILGQPPPLGTTQAEWLVWLGFHKKKWQLQARQRLARRKRQRLEPSGGALRPGAIRDGPATGLGSFLRRTARSILDLPWQIVQISETSQAGLFRLWAIIGSDLHCIKLSIPRVFYVNQRAAKAEDGPSYRKVNRVLPRSNVVYNLYEYSVPEDMYQEHINEINTELSAPDIEGVYETQVPLLFRALVQLGCVCVVSKQLVRHLSGWEADTFALEHLEMRSLAQFSYLEPGSIRHIYLYHHSQGHKALFGLFIPSQRRASVFVLDTVRSNQMPSLSTLYSAEHSLLLDRLGPELLPPSKHTFEVRAETDLKTICRAIQRFLLAYKEERRGPTLIAVQSSWELRRLASEVPVLEEFPLVPIRVADKISYGVLDWQRHGARRMIRHYLNLDTCLSQAFEMSRYFHIPIGNLPEDISTFGSDLFFARHLQRHNHLLWLSPTARPDLGGKEADDNRLVMEFDDRASVEINSSGCYSTVCVELDLQNLAVNTVLQSHHVNDMEGADSMGISFDVIQQASLEDMITGGQAASAPASYDETALCSNTFRILKSMVVGWVKEITQYHNVYADNQVMHFYRWLRSPSSLLHDPALHRTLHNMMKKLFLQLIAEFKRLGSSVVYANFNRIILCTKKRRIEDAIAYVEYITSSIHAKDIFHSLTISFSRCWEFLLWMDPSNYGGIKGKVSASVHCGQQDSQEGEGAENEQESEEEEREEEDVEEPDDVEELLENNWNILQFLPQTASCQSYFLMIVSAYIVAVYHSMKDGLRRSAPGSTPMRRRGASQFSQEAEGAAGALPASLSLPRDDHLLSRLRSQ is encoded by the exons ATGGCTCTGAGGAGCggcgggcgggggcgcgcggAGCCGGGCGCGGACGGCGAGGCGAGCCG TGACGATGGCCCCTCTTCCTCCGTCTCCGCGCTCAAGCGCCTGGAACGGAGTCAGTGGACGGACAAGATGGATTTGCGGTTTGGCTTTGAGCGGCTAAAGGAGCCTGGTGAGAAGACCGGCTGGCTCATCAACATGCACCCC ACTGAGATCTTAGATGAAGATAAACGCCTAGTCAGTGCGGTGGATTACTACTTTATTCAGGACGATGGGAGCAGATTCAAG GTGGCCCTGCCCTATAAGCCGTATTTCTACATTGCAACCAGGAAG GGTTGTGAGCGAGAagtttcatcttttctttccaaGAAGTTTCAGGGTAAAATTGCAAAAGTAGAGACTGTCCCCAAAGAGGATCTGGACTTG CCAAATCACTTAGTGGGTTTGAAGCGAAATTACATCAAGCTATCCTTCCACACGGTGGAGGATCTCGTCAAAGTGAGGAAGGAGATTTCCCCTGCTGTAAAGAAGAACCGGGAGCAGGACCGTGCCAGCGATGCGTACACAGCTATGCTTTCCAG TGTTCTGCAAGGGGGCAATGTAATCACCGATGAAGAAGAGACCTCTCGCAAGATAGCTGACCAGCTGGACAACATTGTGGACATGCGCGAGTACGACGTCCCCTACCACATCCGCCTCTCCATTGACCTGAAGATCCACGTG GCTCATTGGTACAATGTCAGGCACCGAGGAAGTGCTTTGCCCGTGGAAATCACCCGCCGAGACGACCTTGTTGAACGACCT GACCCTGTGGTTTTGGCATTTGACATTGAGACAACCAAACTGCCTCTCAAGTTTCCTGACGCCGAGACAGACCAGATTATGATGATTTCCTACATGATCGACGGCCAG GGCTACCTCATCACCAACAGGGAGATCGTTTCAGAAGATATTGAAGATTTTGAGTTTACCCCCAAGCCGGAATATGAAGGGCCTTTTTGTGTCTTCAATGAGCCCGATGAG GTCCATCTGATCCGAAGGTGGTTTGAGCACGTCCAGGAGACCAAGCCCACCGTCATGGTCACCTACAACGGGGACTTTTTTGACTG GCCGTTTGTGGAGGCCAGGGCGGCAGTGTACGGCCTGAGCATGCAGCAGGAGATAGGCTTCCAGAAGGACAGCCAGGGAGAGTACAAGGCGCCCCAGTGCATCCACATGGACTGCCTCAG GTGGGTGAAGAGGGACAGTTACCTTCCCGTGGGCAGCCACAACCTCAAGGCAGCTGCCAAGGCCAAGCTGGGCTACGACCCTGTAGAGCTGGACCCTGAGGACATGTGCCGGATGGCCACGGAGCAGCCCCAG ACTCTGGCCACGTATTCCGTGTCGGACGCTGTCGCCACCTACTATCTGTACATGAAGTACGTCCACCCCTTCATCTTCGCTCTGTGCACCATCATCCCCATGGAGCCTGATGAG GTGCTGCGGAAGGGCTCGGGCACGCTGTGTGAGGCCCTGCTGATGGTCCAGGCCTTCCATGCCAACATCGTCTTCCCCAACAAGCAGGAGCAGGAGCTCAACAAGCTGACGGCCGACGGCCACGTgctggatgcagagacctacgTGGGGGGCCACGTGGAGGCCCTGGAGTCTGGCGTCTTCCGCAGCGACATCCCCTGCCGGTTCCGGATG AACCCGGCTGCCTTTGACTTCCTGCTGCAGCGGGTGGAGAAGACCGTGCGCCACGCCGtcgaggaggaggagaaggtggccATGGAGCAGGTCACCAACTTTCAGGAG GTGTGTGACCAGATTAAGACCAAACTCACCTCTCTGAAGGATGTTCCTAACCGGATTGAGTGTCCCCTCATCTACCACCTGGACGTGGGGGCCATGTACCCCAACATCATCCTGACGAACCGCCTGCAG ccctctgCCATGGTAGACGAGGCCACCTGTGCCGCCTGCGACTTCAATAAGCCGGGAGCGAACTGCCAGAGGAGGATGGCCTGGCAGTGGAGGGGCGAGTTCA TGCCGGCCAGTCGCAGTGAATACCATCGCATCCAGCACCAGCTGGAGTCAGAGAAGTTCCCCCCATTGTTCCCAGAGGGACCAGCTCGAGCCTTTCATGAGCTGTCCCGCGAGGAGCAGGCCAAATACGAGAAGAAGAGGCTGGCAG ATTACTGCCGGAAAGCCTACAAGAAGATTCACGTCACCAAGGTGGAGGAGCGCCTCACCACCATCTGCCAGCGGGAGAACTCCTTCTACGTGGACACGGTGCGCGCCTTCCGGGACAGGCGCTACGAGTTCAAAGGGCTCCACAAG GTGTGGAAGAAGAAGCTCTCAGCGGCCGTGGAGGCGGGCGACGCGGCGGAGGCCAAGCGCTGCCGGAACATGGAGGTGCTGTACGACTCGCTGCAGCTGGCGCACAAGTGCATCCTCAACTCCTTCTACGGCTACGTCATGCGCAAGGG GGCTCGCTGGTACTCCATGGAGATGGCGGGCATCGTCTGCTTCACGGGAGCCAGCATCATCACGCAGGCACGCGAGCTGATCGAGCAGATCGG GAGGCCCCTAGAACTGGACACAGATGGGATATGGTGCATCTTGCCCAACAGCTTCCCAGAAAATTTTGTCCTCCAGACAACCAACGCGAAGAAGCCCAGGGTGACCATCTCCTACCCTGGGGCCATGTTGAACATCCTGGTCAAG GACGGCTTCACCAACCACCAGTACCAGGAGCTGGCCGAGCCGTCCTCGCTCACCTACGTCACTCGTTCAGAAAACAGCATCTTTTTTGAGGTGGATGGGCCCTACCTTGCCATGATCCTTCCAGCCTCCAAGGAAGAAGGCAAGAAACTGAAGAAGAG ATACGCCGTGTTCAATGAAGATGGCTCCCTGGCTGAGCTCAAGGGCTTCGAGGTCAAACGCCGTGGGGAACTGCAGCTGATTAAGATCTTCCAGTCCTCGGTGTTTGAGGCCTTCCTCAAGGGCAGCACGCTGGAGGAGGTGTACGGCTCGGTGGCCAAGGTGGCCGACTACTGGCTGGACGTGCTGTACAGCAAG GCGGCGAACATGCCTGATTCCGAGCTGTTCGAGCTGATCTCTGAGAACCGTTCCATGTCTCGGAAGCTGGAAGATTACGGGGAGCAGAAGTCTACGTCCATCAGCACGGCGAAGCGCCTGGCCGAGTTCCTGGGGGACCAGATGGTCAAGGATGCGGGGCTGAGCTGCCGCTACATCATCTCCCGCAAGCCCGAGGGCTCCCCTGTCACCGAGAG GGCCATCCCGCTTGCCATCTTCCAGGCAGAGCCCACGGTGAGGAAGCACTTTCTCCGGAAATGGCTTAAGAGCTCGTCCCTTCAGGACTTTGATATTCGAACA ATCCTGGATTGGGACTACTACATCGAGCGGCTGGGAAGTGCCATCCAGAAGATCATCACGATCCCTGCAGCTCTGCAGCAG GTGAAGAACCCAGTGCCACGCGTCAAACACCCTGACTGGCTGCACAGAAAACTGCTGGAGAAGAATGACGCCTACAAGCAGAAGAAGATCAGTGAGCTCTTCGTCCTGGAGGGCAGGAGACAG GTTGTGATGGCCCAGGCCCCAGAGGACAGTCCCAGGCCCGGCATTGCCGACATGGAGGACTTCGGCCTCACGCAGCCGCCCCACCCGGCAGTGCCCGTGGCTACGAAGAGGAAGCGAGTCCTTTGGGAGAGCCAGGAGGAGTCTCAGGAGCTTGCGCTGACTGTGCCCTGGCAGGAGATCTTGGGGCAGCCTCCCCCCCTGGGGACCACGCAG GCTGAGTGGCTGGTCTGGCTCGGCTTCCACAAGAAGAAATGGCAGCTGCAGGCCCGGCAGCGCCTCGCCCGCCGGAAGCGGCAGCGTCTAGAGCCCTCGGGGGGTGCGCTGAGGCCTGGAGCCATCCGAGACGGGCCTGCCACGGGGCTGGGGAGCTTCTTGCGAAGAACTGCCCGCAGCATCTTGGACCTTCCTTGGCAGATTGTGCAG ATCAGCGAGACCAGCCAGGCTGGCCTCTTCCGGCTGTGGGCCATCATCGGCAGTGACCTGCACTGCATCAAGCTGAGCATCCCTCGAGTGTTCTACGTGAACCAGCGGGCAGCCAAAGCTGAGGATGGGCCTTCGTATCGCAAG GTAAATCGAGTCCTTCCTCGCTCGAACGTGGTCTACAATCTCTACGAGTATTCGGTGCCAGAGGACATGTACCAGGAACATATCAACGAGATCAACACTGAGCTGTCAGCGCCGGACATTGAGGGCGTCTATGAGACCCAG GTGCCACTGTTGTTCCGGGCCCTGGTGCagctgggctgtgtgtgtgtcgTCAGTAAACAGCTGGTCAGACACCTTTCAGGCTGGGAAGCGGACACCTTTGCTCTCGAGCACCTGGAGATGCGTTCTCTGGCCCAATTCAGCTACCTGGAACCAG GGAGCATCCGCCACATCTACCTGTACCACCACTCGCAGGGCCACAAAGCTCTCTTCGGGCTGTTCATCCCCTCGCAGCGCAGAGCATCTGTGTTTGTGTTGGACACT GTGCGCAGCAACCAGATGCCCAGCCTCAGCACCCTGTACTCGGCAGAGCACAGCCTCCTGCTGGACAGGCTGGGCCCCGAGCTCCTGCCGCCATCCAAGCACACGTTTGAAGTTCGGGCTGAAACCGACCTGAAGACCATCTGCAGAGCCATCCAGCGCTTCCTGCTCGCCTACAAG GAGGAGCGCCGGGGGCCCACGCTCATTGCTGTTCAGTCCAGCTGGGAGCTGAGGAGGCTGGCCAGTGAGGTCCCCGTCCTGGAGGAATTCCCCCTGGTGCCTATCCGCGTGGCTGACAAGATCAGCTATGGTGTCCTGGACTGGCAACGCCATGGCGCACGCCGCATGATCCGGCACTACCTCAACCTGGACACCTGCCTGTCGCAGGCCTTTGAGATGAGCAG GTACTTCCACATTCCCATTGGGAACCTGCCGGAGGACATCTCCACCTTCGGCTCCGACCTCTTCTTTGCCCGCCACCTCCAGCGCCACAACCACCTGCTGTGGCTGTCCCCGACGGCCCGCCCCGACCTGGGTGGGAAGGAGGCCGACGACAACCGCCTGGTCATGGAGTTCGACGACCGAGCCAGCGTGGAGATCAACAGCTCAGGCTGTTACTCCACAG TGTGCGTGGAGCTGGACCTGCAGAACCTGGCCGTCAACACCGTCCTCCAGTCCCACCACGTCAACGACATGGAGGGAGCCGACAGCATGGGCATCAGCTTCGACGTGATCCAGCAGGCCTCCCTGGAGGACATGATCACGGGCGGTCAGGCCGCCAGCGCCCCAGCCAGCTACGACGAGACGGCCCTCTGCTCCAACACCTTCAG GATCCTGAAGAGCATGGTGGTGGGCTGGGTGAAGGAGATCACGCAGTACCACAACGTCTACGCCGACAACCAGGTCATGCACTTCTACCGCTGGCTCCGCTCGCCGTCCTCGCTGCTTCACGACCCCGCCCTGCACCGGACGCTGCACAACATGATGAAGAAGCTCTTCCTGCA GCTCATCGCTGAGTTCAAGCGCCTAGGGTCATCGGTCGTCTATGCCAACTTCAACCGCATCATCCTCTGCACGAAGAAGCGCCGAATCGAAGACGCCATCGCCTACGTGGAGTACATCACCAGCAG CATCCATGCTAAAGACATCTTCCATTCCCTGACGATTTCTTTCTCTCGATGCTGGGAATTTCTTCTCTGGATGGATCCTTCTAACTATGGTGGAATCAAGGGAAAGGTTTCAGCTAGTGTTCACTGTGGACAG CAAGACtcccaggaaggggagggagcgGAGAACGAGcaggagagtgaggaggaggagagggaggaggaagacgTGGAGGAGCCCGACGACGTGGAGGAGCTGCTGGAGAACAACTGGAACATTCTGCAGTTTTTGCCGCAGACCGCCTCCTGCCAGAGCTACTTCCTCATGATTGTTTCAG CATACATCGTGGCCGTGTACCACAGCATGAAGGACGGGCTGAGGCGCAGCGCCCCGGGGAGCACTCCCATGAGGAGGAGGGGTGCCAGCCAGTTCTCCCAGGAGGCCGAGGGGGCGGCTGGAGCCCTTCCAG CATCCCTGTCTCTTCCTAGGGATGATCACCTTCTCTCAAGATTACGTAGCCAATGA